A genomic segment from Eriocheir sinensis breed Jianghai 21 chromosome 46, ASM2467909v1, whole genome shotgun sequence encodes:
- the LOC126981131 gene encoding arginine/serine-rich protein PNISR-like isoform X2, whose protein sequence is MWSGAPQWASWALQPQHYQNMKPEEASAVDWAALAKQWIQMKETVAPAAPQDTLHQQQQQQQQQQQQQQPQHSQPTPQPQHQHQPQPPPAALVPPVSSASMVPPVAASASAAPGGEEVVLGGGEMDMEIEDDKGPTSSNDQQQNGDLWSGWSGGGGGEWPPTQTGMGWGWGWPVDSYSQGAAASAPDLPPHQYNTNNGEYGWPMVSGGGSGPGGEYAMGDPREQRPRDFPVGGLDQDRPSAAKEADFQLDAAQRKKLPAWIREGLEKMEREKQRKLEKERQMSEKEEMLKRKREEEARARRILEEDLANDGKPRIPRKSKFDSDSEPSDRSRSASPETTTPGLGLVRKRRSRFEPQGGGRGGQADHPKEKDGAVEEEEEEEEEREEEEKEEEKKEEEDIKLTRRLSSPEPLKTDEERMQEMMMKLRRWMTEILLDVTTDMMEEVAAEVVNRARMKAPAVQVKKSSALASLSGGIGLGIYSDSESEGEGSGGGRGDTDSDEELRQTIRRKRKDFQATERDILQRLQAEEMAERGKKSRPQESESEEESEEQSDRVGQDAKSEGEPDKATHQLREEEEYPPGMGNGKPVKFVPPQDPEVDSTQPDNSTPNGSYKEDNDSKASVESVDSEEDSKSSLSDHSHSSDGKRKKRRKSKKDKKRREGRKRSRSRSGSRGREERREHKKKKKRKEISRSRSRSSGEYSRYKSRSRSRESYRRRREISRTPSVERSSSRRHHSRDTRSRSRGRDRSRARNSARGWSRGRHRSRSRGRKSSKKHRRGSSRNRGRERHRSYRDGSEDSASRSRSRSRSRDYPRKRDRYHSRSRSRSRTPKRSKKRRRSRSLSSTSSLPKKSRVSRSSS, encoded by the exons ATGTGGTCCGGGGCCCCCCAGTGGGCGTCATGGGCCCTGCAGCCCCAGCACTACCAGAACATGAAGCCAGAGGAAG CCTCAGCGGTGGACTGGGCCGCCTTAGCCAAGCAATGGATACAGATGAAGGAGACCGTGGCCCCTGCCGCACCTCAGGACACcctacaccaacaacaacaacaacagcagcagcagcagcagcagcagcaaccacaACACAGCCAGCCCACACCACAACCCCAGCACCAGCATCAACCCCAGCCGCCCCCAGCTGCCTTAGTGCCGCCAGTCTCCAGTGCCAGTATGGTTCCCCCAGTGGCAGCCTCAGCATCAGCAGCaccagggggggaggaggtggtgctgGGGGGTGGGGAGATGGACATGGAGATAGAGGATGACAAGGGACCCACGAGCAGCAACGACCAGCAGCAGaatg GCGACCTCTGGAGTGGGTGGAGTGGTGGCGGCGGGGGAGAGTGGCCTCCCACCCAGACAGGGATGGGGTGGGGCTGGGGCTGGCCGGTGGACTCGTACTCCCAGGGTGCGGCTGCCAGTGCCCCGGACCTGCCGCCACACCAGTACAACACCAACAAT GGTGAGTACGGGTGGCCCATGGTTAGCGGCGGGGGCAGCGGTCCTGGGGGGGAGTACGCCATGGGTGACCCCAGGGAGCAGAGACCCAGGGACTTCCCTGTCGGCGGCCTTGACCAGGACCGGCCCAGCGCAGCCAAGGAGGCGGACTTCCAGCTTGACGCGGCACAGAGGAAGAAGCTGCCGGCGTGGATCAGGGAGGGGctggagaagatggagagggaaaagcagaggaag CTGGAGAAGGAGCGGCAGATGTCCGAGAAGGAGGAGATGctcaagaggaagagggaggaggaggcgcgggCAAGACGCATCCTGGAGGAAGACTTGGCAAACGATGGCAAGCCTCGCATCCCCAGGAAGAGCAAATTT GACAGTGACAGTGAGCCCTCAGACCGCAGCCGCTCGGCCAGCCCTGAGACCACCACACCGGGCCTTGGTCTGGTCAGAAAGAGGCGGTCCAGGTTTGAGCCACAGGGGGGCGGCAGAGGGGGGCAGGCAGACCACCCCAAGGAGAAGGACGGagcggtggaggaagaggaggaggaggaggaagagagagaggaagaggagaaggaggaggagaagaaggaggaggaagacatcaaGCTGACGAGGAGACTTTCGTCACCTGAGCCGCTCAAAACGGATGAGGAGAGGATGCAGGagatg ATGATGAAGCTACGTCGGTGGATGACAGAGATCCTGTTGGACGTGACCACGGACATGATGGAGGAGGTGGCAGCGGAGGTGGTGAACCGCGCCCGCATGAAAG CTCCGGCAGTTCAGGTCAAGAAGAGCTCAGCCCTTGCCTCTTTGTCGGGCGGCATTG GGCTGGGCATCTACAGCGACAGTGAGAGCGAGGGCGAGGGGTCTGGCGGCGGCCGGGGGGACACAGACAGCGACGAGGAGCTGCGACAGACCATCCGCCGCAAGAGGAAGGATTTCCAGGCCACAGAGCGAGACATTCTCCAGCGCCTGCAGGCTGAGGAGATGGCCGAGCGTGGCAAAAAGTCCCGGCCCCAGGAGTCTGAGtctgaggaggagagtgaggagcaGTCAGACAGAGTGGGACAGGATGCCAAGAGTGAGGGTGAGCCAGACAAGGCCACTCACCAGCtccgggaggaagaggaatacccTCCAGGCATGG GTAATGGAAAACCTGTGAAATTTGTCCCACCCCAAGACCCCGAGGTGGACTCAACCCAGCCAGACAATAGCACGCCTAACGGGTCTTATAAAGAGGACAATGACTCTAAGGCATCCGTAGAGAGTGTGGATTCTGAGGAGGATTCTAAGTCGTCCTTAAGTGACCACTCCCACTCtagtgatgggaagaggaagaaacggaggaaatcaaagaaagataaaaagaggagagaagggaggaaaagaagtagaagtaggtCAGGCagcagagggagagaagaaaggagagaacacaaaaagaaaaagaagaggaaagagatcagCCGCAGCAGGAGTAGGAGTTCTGGGGAGTACAGTCGATACAaaagcagaagtagaagtagggaaagttacaggaggaggagagagataagccGGACGCCCAGCGTGGAAAGGTCATCATCCCGAAGACACCACAGTAGGGACACTAGGTCGAGGTCGCGGGGCAGGGACAGGTCCAGAGCAAGGAACAGTGCCAGAGGGTGGTCAAGAGGCAGGCACAGGAGCAGGTCTCGTGGCAGGAAGAGCAGCAAGAAGCACCGCAGGGGGAGCAGTAGGAATAGGGGTAGGGAACGCCACCGCAGCTACAGGGACGGGAGTGAGGACAGTGCcagcaggagcaggagtaggagcaGGAGCAGGGATTATCCCCGCAAGAGGGACAGATATCATTCGAGGTCACGGAGCAGGTCAAGAACGCCCAAGAGGTCAAAGAAGCGTCGCAGGTCTCGGTCTCTCAGCTCCACATCCTCTCTGCCCAAGAAGTCGAGGGTCTCGCGGTCATCCTCGTAG
- the LOC126981131 gene encoding arginine/serine-rich protein PNISR-like isoform X1, whose protein sequence is MWSGAPQWASWALQPQHYQNMKPEEASAVDWAALAKQWIQMKETVAPAAPQDTLHQQQQQQQQQQQQQQPQHSQPTPQPQHQHQPQPPPAALVPPVSSASMVPPVAASASAAPGGEEVVLGGGEMDMEIEDDKGPTSSNDQQQNGDLWSGWSGGGGGEWPPTQTGMGWGWGWPVDSYSQGAAASAPDLPPHQYNTNNVSQWPTVAGEYGWPMVSGGGSGPGGEYAMGDPREQRPRDFPVGGLDQDRPSAAKEADFQLDAAQRKKLPAWIREGLEKMEREKQRKLEKERQMSEKEEMLKRKREEEARARRILEEDLANDGKPRIPRKSKFDSDSEPSDRSRSASPETTTPGLGLVRKRRSRFEPQGGGRGGQADHPKEKDGAVEEEEEEEEEREEEEKEEEKKEEEDIKLTRRLSSPEPLKTDEERMQEMMMKLRRWMTEILLDVTTDMMEEVAAEVVNRARMKAPAVQVKKSSALASLSGGIGLGIYSDSESEGEGSGGGRGDTDSDEELRQTIRRKRKDFQATERDILQRLQAEEMAERGKKSRPQESESEEESEEQSDRVGQDAKSEGEPDKATHQLREEEEYPPGMGNGKPVKFVPPQDPEVDSTQPDNSTPNGSYKEDNDSKASVESVDSEEDSKSSLSDHSHSSDGKRKKRRKSKKDKKRREGRKRSRSRSGSRGREERREHKKKKKRKEISRSRSRSSGEYSRYKSRSRSRESYRRRREISRTPSVERSSSRRHHSRDTRSRSRGRDRSRARNSARGWSRGRHRSRSRGRKSSKKHRRGSSRNRGRERHRSYRDGSEDSASRSRSRSRSRDYPRKRDRYHSRSRSRSRTPKRSKKRRRSRSLSSTSSLPKKSRVSRSSS, encoded by the exons ATGTGGTCCGGGGCCCCCCAGTGGGCGTCATGGGCCCTGCAGCCCCAGCACTACCAGAACATGAAGCCAGAGGAAG CCTCAGCGGTGGACTGGGCCGCCTTAGCCAAGCAATGGATACAGATGAAGGAGACCGTGGCCCCTGCCGCACCTCAGGACACcctacaccaacaacaacaacaacagcagcagcagcagcagcagcagcaaccacaACACAGCCAGCCCACACCACAACCCCAGCACCAGCATCAACCCCAGCCGCCCCCAGCTGCCTTAGTGCCGCCAGTCTCCAGTGCCAGTATGGTTCCCCCAGTGGCAGCCTCAGCATCAGCAGCaccagggggggaggaggtggtgctgGGGGGTGGGGAGATGGACATGGAGATAGAGGATGACAAGGGACCCACGAGCAGCAACGACCAGCAGCAGaatg GCGACCTCTGGAGTGGGTGGAGTGGTGGCGGCGGGGGAGAGTGGCCTCCCACCCAGACAGGGATGGGGTGGGGCTGGGGCTGGCCGGTGGACTCGTACTCCCAGGGTGCGGCTGCCAGTGCCCCGGACCTGCCGCCACACCAGTACAACACCAACAATGTGAGTCAGTGGCCGACGGTGGCT GGTGAGTACGGGTGGCCCATGGTTAGCGGCGGGGGCAGCGGTCCTGGGGGGGAGTACGCCATGGGTGACCCCAGGGAGCAGAGACCCAGGGACTTCCCTGTCGGCGGCCTTGACCAGGACCGGCCCAGCGCAGCCAAGGAGGCGGACTTCCAGCTTGACGCGGCACAGAGGAAGAAGCTGCCGGCGTGGATCAGGGAGGGGctggagaagatggagagggaaaagcagaggaag CTGGAGAAGGAGCGGCAGATGTCCGAGAAGGAGGAGATGctcaagaggaagagggaggaggaggcgcgggCAAGACGCATCCTGGAGGAAGACTTGGCAAACGATGGCAAGCCTCGCATCCCCAGGAAGAGCAAATTT GACAGTGACAGTGAGCCCTCAGACCGCAGCCGCTCGGCCAGCCCTGAGACCACCACACCGGGCCTTGGTCTGGTCAGAAAGAGGCGGTCCAGGTTTGAGCCACAGGGGGGCGGCAGAGGGGGGCAGGCAGACCACCCCAAGGAGAAGGACGGagcggtggaggaagaggaggaggaggaggaagagagagaggaagaggagaaggaggaggagaagaaggaggaggaagacatcaaGCTGACGAGGAGACTTTCGTCACCTGAGCCGCTCAAAACGGATGAGGAGAGGATGCAGGagatg ATGATGAAGCTACGTCGGTGGATGACAGAGATCCTGTTGGACGTGACCACGGACATGATGGAGGAGGTGGCAGCGGAGGTGGTGAACCGCGCCCGCATGAAAG CTCCGGCAGTTCAGGTCAAGAAGAGCTCAGCCCTTGCCTCTTTGTCGGGCGGCATTG GGCTGGGCATCTACAGCGACAGTGAGAGCGAGGGCGAGGGGTCTGGCGGCGGCCGGGGGGACACAGACAGCGACGAGGAGCTGCGACAGACCATCCGCCGCAAGAGGAAGGATTTCCAGGCCACAGAGCGAGACATTCTCCAGCGCCTGCAGGCTGAGGAGATGGCCGAGCGTGGCAAAAAGTCCCGGCCCCAGGAGTCTGAGtctgaggaggagagtgaggagcaGTCAGACAGAGTGGGACAGGATGCCAAGAGTGAGGGTGAGCCAGACAAGGCCACTCACCAGCtccgggaggaagaggaatacccTCCAGGCATGG GTAATGGAAAACCTGTGAAATTTGTCCCACCCCAAGACCCCGAGGTGGACTCAACCCAGCCAGACAATAGCACGCCTAACGGGTCTTATAAAGAGGACAATGACTCTAAGGCATCCGTAGAGAGTGTGGATTCTGAGGAGGATTCTAAGTCGTCCTTAAGTGACCACTCCCACTCtagtgatgggaagaggaagaaacggaggaaatcaaagaaagataaaaagaggagagaagggaggaaaagaagtagaagtaggtCAGGCagcagagggagagaagaaaggagagaacacaaaaagaaaaagaagaggaaagagatcagCCGCAGCAGGAGTAGGAGTTCTGGGGAGTACAGTCGATACAaaagcagaagtagaagtagggaaagttacaggaggaggagagagataagccGGACGCCCAGCGTGGAAAGGTCATCATCCCGAAGACACCACAGTAGGGACACTAGGTCGAGGTCGCGGGGCAGGGACAGGTCCAGAGCAAGGAACAGTGCCAGAGGGTGGTCAAGAGGCAGGCACAGGAGCAGGTCTCGTGGCAGGAAGAGCAGCAAGAAGCACCGCAGGGGGAGCAGTAGGAATAGGGGTAGGGAACGCCACCGCAGCTACAGGGACGGGAGTGAGGACAGTGCcagcaggagcaggagtaggagcaGGAGCAGGGATTATCCCCGCAAGAGGGACAGATATCATTCGAGGTCACGGAGCAGGTCAAGAACGCCCAAGAGGTCAAAGAAGCGTCGCAGGTCTCGGTCTCTCAGCTCCACATCCTCTCTGCCCAAGAAGTCGAGGGTCTCGCGGTCATCCTCGTAG